Proteins from one Bacteroides zhangwenhongii genomic window:
- a CDS encoding TonB-dependent receptor: protein MVVALFCLNVAMLAQAISLKMNNVSVKEAMTQLKNKSGYSFVYKVGDLDTRRIVSVEAKQLNEAVDQILYGQNVVYEIKGKNIIVQKGQSRQNTSKDNKKHRITGIVNDMNGEPIIGATVKEKGSSNGTATDLDARFSLEVSPDAILEISYIGYQTQDVSVKNRSSLIITLKDDTQALDEVVVVGFSTQKKINLTGAVENVSSDVFENRPVANVTQMLQGAVPNLNISLADGKPNQSASYNIRGVTSIGAGGSALVLIDGVEGDPAMLNPNDIESVSVLKDAASAAIYGSRAPYGVVLITTKDPSKQKDKFTINYTGNFSYETPYAVPDVVDDGYVWAYLFREAEFNYRGIEPTSINKSQPFSKEWLETFRQRKLAGNTLQTAVGPDGKYTYYGNEDYYDALYKDHTFAQSHNVSISGSNGKISYYTSARLYDYDGLFNYNSDTYRTMNMRTKVSAQVFDWLKISNNIDYTHDKYSQPLGYIGQNEGLVWKGINMEGHPSEPIFNPDGTLTHSGARSVGGLVTGDNWIKRTTKTLKNTTTLNVTLLDNKLRFTGDFSFRTKDFIEDKKTTAVPYSDYEGVIKYLGTPETDDEMSEKVQQTTYISTNVYAEYENTFAGKHYVKALVGYNYEQQDYKAISSERNGLLMPDVENINFAMGDNMSIKSDGNRWRYAGAFFRLNYSYDNRYLFEVNGRYDGSSKFPNNSQWGFFPSASAAWRFSEEKFWKVNPDIISNGKLRVSYGALGNSNVKPYSYLEKFTLKTYSTTGSSSEGRYLDGKAQLRYTLNPDQIPDNIGWETSRTIDAGIDLGFWNNKITLSADYYVRKTVNMYTVGPTLPDTFGASSPKGNYADMSTYGYEISLGYNDSFRLAGKPFSFGVKATLADYHSVIDKYNNPKRDLDDYYVGQRIGEIWGFVCNGLFQSQEEIDAAFDGKGYKNNLMQTSVNYITYPGDMRFEDLNNTGTIDNGANTVDSPGDRKVIGNTEPRYIYTISLSADWNNFFLSAMFDGVGKQNWYPSGESSFWGQYNRPYNQVPLWHLNNYWTKDRPDAYLPRYSGYYNPLYKGTANTRYLQDVSYFRLKNLQFGYNLPRKWIAKAGFSKVSVYFSGENLWSWSPLYRHTKDYDVTVVTKGSDTDLTSGSKGDGFNYPTMRNLSLGISITY, encoded by the coding sequence ATGGTCGTGGCTCTCTTTTGCCTTAACGTAGCAATGCTGGCCCAAGCTATTTCATTGAAAATGAATAACGTTTCGGTGAAGGAGGCGATGACTCAATTGAAAAATAAGAGCGGATATTCTTTCGTATATAAGGTCGGTGATCTGGATACCCGAAGGATTGTGAGTGTAGAGGCAAAACAGTTGAATGAAGCTGTCGATCAGATTTTGTACGGACAAAATGTTGTCTATGAGATAAAGGGTAAAAATATAATAGTTCAGAAAGGACAATCCCGTCAGAATACTTCAAAAGACAATAAAAAACATCGGATTACAGGTATTGTGAATGATATGAACGGTGAACCCATTATTGGTGCCACAGTGAAAGAAAAGGGAAGTTCCAACGGAACGGCAACCGATTTGGATGCAAGATTCTCGTTGGAAGTATCACCGGATGCAATATTGGAAATTTCCTATATCGGTTATCAAACACAAGATGTCAGTGTGAAGAATCGGAGCAGCTTGATAATCACGTTGAAAGATGATACGCAGGCACTGGATGAGGTGGTTGTGGTTGGGTTTAGTACGCAAAAAAAGATAAACTTGACAGGTGCGGTAGAGAATGTATCATCAGATGTATTTGAAAATCGTCCGGTGGCCAATGTCACACAGATGTTACAAGGAGCTGTCCCTAATTTGAATATTTCGCTTGCCGACGGTAAGCCTAATCAGTCAGCTTCGTATAATATCCGTGGTGTGACATCCATCGGAGCAGGTGGCAGTGCATTAGTCCTGATAGACGGTGTAGAAGGCGATCCGGCCATGCTGAACCCGAATGATATAGAAAGTGTGTCCGTATTGAAAGATGCAGCTTCGGCGGCCATATACGGTTCACGTGCTCCGTATGGCGTTGTCTTGATTACAACGAAAGATCCCTCGAAGCAAAAAGATAAGTTCACTATCAATTATACGGGGAACTTTTCTTATGAAACTCCGTATGCAGTGCCGGATGTGGTCGACGATGGTTATGTTTGGGCATATCTGTTCCGTGAGGCAGAATTTAATTATCGCGGGATAGAACCTACCAGTATTAATAAGTCGCAGCCTTTTTCAAAAGAATGGCTGGAAACTTTCCGGCAGAGGAAATTAGCGGGCAACACATTACAGACAGCAGTGGGACCTGACGGCAAGTACACATATTATGGAAATGAAGATTATTATGATGCGCTTTATAAAGACCACACATTTGCTCAGTCACATAACGTATCCATTAGTGGTTCTAATGGAAAAATCAGTTACTACACTTCCGCCCGTTTGTACGATTACGATGGTCTGTTCAATTATAACTCGGACACCTACCGTACAATGAATATGCGTACCAAAGTCAGTGCACAAGTATTCGATTGGTTGAAAATTTCTAATAATATAGATTATACTCATGACAAATATTCTCAACCGCTAGGGTACATCGGACAGAATGAAGGTCTGGTATGGAAAGGTATCAATATGGAAGGGCATCCGTCCGAGCCGATTTTTAATCCTGACGGAACTTTAACCCATTCCGGAGCGCGTTCTGTTGGCGGATTAGTGACGGGGGACAACTGGATAAAGCGTACGACGAAAACTTTAAAGAATACAACTACCCTGAACGTAACGCTGCTGGACAATAAATTGCGGTTTACGGGTGACTTTTCTTTTCGTACAAAAGATTTTATAGAGGATAAGAAAACAACTGCTGTCCCGTATAGCGATTATGAAGGGGTAATTAAGTATTTGGGAACACCGGAGACCGATGATGAAATGTCGGAGAAAGTGCAACAGACCACTTATATATCCACCAATGTGTATGCTGAATATGAGAATACATTTGCAGGCAAACATTATGTGAAAGCTTTGGTTGGATATAACTATGAACAACAGGATTATAAAGCAATCTCTTCGGAGCGGAATGGATTGTTAATGCCTGATGTGGAAAATATCAACTTTGCTATGGGAGACAATATGTCTATAAAAAGTGATGGTAACCGTTGGCGATACGCCGGGGCATTTTTCCGGTTGAACTATTCTTATGATAACCGTTATCTATTCGAGGTGAACGGACGTTACGACGGCTCGTCGAAGTTTCCCAACAACTCGCAATGGGGATTTTTCCCTTCGGCTTCGGCAGCATGGCGTTTTTCGGAAGAAAAGTTCTGGAAAGTAAATCCTGATATTATCTCCAATGGAAAACTGCGTGTCTCTTATGGTGCATTAGGGAATAGCAATGTGAAACCGTATTCTTATCTGGAAAAGTTCACATTGAAGACTTATTCTACTACCGGCTCTTCGAGTGAGGGACGTTACCTGGACGGTAAGGCGCAACTACGTTATACGCTCAATCCGGATCAAATCCCAGATAATATCGGTTGGGAGACTTCACGAACCATAGACGCAGGTATTGATTTAGGGTTTTGGAACAACAAGATTACGCTGTCCGCCGATTATTATGTACGTAAGACTGTTAATATGTATACGGTGGGTCCGACGCTTCCCGATACGTTCGGAGCGTCATCACCCAAAGGAAACTATGCCGATATGAGTACCTACGGTTATGAAATTTCATTGGGGTATAATGATTCGTTCCGTTTAGCGGGCAAACCATTCAGTTTCGGTGTTAAGGCAACCCTTGCCGACTATCATTCGGTGATAGATAAATACAATAATCCAAAACGTGACCTCGATGATTACTATGTTGGCCAACGTATTGGTGAAATTTGGGGCTTTGTTTGTAATGGCTTGTTCCAGTCTCAGGAAGAAATTGATGCAGCCTTTGACGGAAAGGGCTACAAAAACAATCTGATGCAGACATCTGTCAATTACATCACTTATCCGGGTGATATGCGCTTCGAAGACTTGAATAATACAGGCACTATTGATAATGGGGCTAATACGGTAGACTCGCCGGGGGACCGGAAGGTTATAGGGAACACTGAACCCCGTTACATATACACAATCTCGCTCAGTGCCGACTGGAATAATTTCTTCTTGTCAGCCATGTTTGATGGTGTGGGGAAACAAAATTGGTATCCCAGCGGTGAAAGTTCTTTCTGGGGACAATACAACCGCCCTTACAATCAGGTTCCGTTATGGCATTTGAACAATTATTGGACAAAAGATCGGCCGGATGCCTATTTACCTCGCTATTCGGGCTATTATAATCCGTTGTATAAAGGTACGGCTAATACACGCTACTTGCAGGATGTATCTTATTTCCGGCTTAAAAATCTGCAGTTCGGTTATAACCTGCCAAGGAAGTGGATCGCAAAAGCAGGTTTCTCTAAAGTTTCCGTTTACTTCTCGGGTGAAAATTTATGGTCGTGGTCTCCACTCTATCGCCACACGAAAGATTATGATGTGACGGTTGTTACGAAAGGATCGGATACCGACCTTACCTCCGGATCAAAGGGGGATGGTTTTAACTATCCGACGATGCGGAATCTCAGTTTAGGAATATCTATCACTTACTAA
- a CDS encoding endonuclease/exonuclease/phosphatase family protein, with product MMKFSQILPVVAIYFIALGGCSNTAPDYSEFYRDPETVKEEDPSLNDNQIKIMSFNIRYYNANDKEDKAWDVRKAAFIPMIAEQRPTVIGVQEARPPQLKWLEDNWKDYAYIGKGRRNNNSNTDEFVPIFYRKKAVELIDWGCFWLSETPDVAASQGWDSTVPRVATWAVFKHLASGKRFFFINTHIDVGSKVAPVKSMEVIISKMSELNPENLPMLLTADFNKQIDSDIFDGVKKFMTNVRLSAPVTDSKHSYTGFGTATPYIVDHIFCTGFKPLKFETIDKVYEKITYISDHYPIIGKLEYVK from the coding sequence ATGATGAAATTTAGCCAAATATTGCCTGTGGTTGCTATTTATTTTATAGCATTAGGCGGATGTAGTAATACCGCCCCCGATTATTCCGAGTTTTATAGAGACCCTGAAACGGTCAAAGAAGAAGATCCCTCTTTGAATGACAATCAGATCAAGATTATGTCGTTCAATATACGTTATTATAATGCCAATGATAAAGAGGATAAAGCTTGGGATGTCCGTAAAGCTGCTTTCATACCGATGATTGCCGAACAAAGGCCGACAGTGATAGGCGTACAGGAAGCTCGTCCTCCACAACTGAAATGGTTGGAAGATAATTGGAAAGACTATGCATATATAGGCAAGGGGCGTCGTAACAATAATTCCAACACGGATGAATTTGTTCCTATCTTTTATCGGAAAAAAGCAGTTGAGTTGATCGATTGGGGGTGTTTCTGGCTTTCCGAGACACCGGATGTTGCGGCTTCTCAGGGGTGGGACAGCACCGTTCCCCGTGTTGCCACATGGGCAGTTTTCAAACACCTTGCTTCCGGTAAGAGATTCTTCTTTATTAACACTCATATTGATGTGGGGTCTAAAGTGGCACCGGTCAAGTCGATGGAAGTGATTATAAGTAAAATGTCGGAACTGAATCCCGAAAACTTGCCGATGTTGTTGACAGCTGACTTTAATAAACAGATTGACAGTGATATTTTTGACGGAGTTAAAAAGTTTATGACTAACGTACGCTTGTCGGCTCCGGTCACCGACTCGAAACACTCATATACAGGATTCGGAACAGCTACTCCTTATATCGTAGACCATATATTCTGTACCGGTTTCAAGCCTTTGAAGTTTGAAACGATAGATAAAGTCTACGAAAAAATCACCTATATCTCCGATCATTATCCTATCATCGGCAAATTGGAATATGTAAAGTGA
- a CDS encoding RagB/SusD family nutrient uptake outer membrane protein has translation MKKISNIRTILLLCATLLLGSCDLTETMQVEADKAMIFGSESGLRLYAYSFYRALPTLSTGYNQDEMCDIAAVRQTDVFIQQNAYNAETATSWSWGTLRNINYFIDGCHSKECTVDAATRDNYLGIARWFRAWFYYNKLTQYGEIPWFGSEIQSYQYDIMYKERDSRDVIIRNMIEDLDFAYEHIQATSSVNSSTLTKWAAAALKSRVCLFEAAFRRYHKLTGLEITAEELYAQAAGAAKLVMDNSGLSLNMATGTKGAYRDLFYLETPITSEIILAVCANSASGIYGTQNYWYNSLSYGKGWSLVRPFVNTYLNLDGTPFTSGTGYETKSFAAEMKDRDLRLAQTVRGLDFKRDGKATVADMTVCLTGYHVIKYSLDDTKYDNNEKNNNSIPLLRYAEVLLNYAEAQAELRKLTDTDWNNTIGALRRRAGITGGTEKLPTTADTYLQQTFYPDVADPVLLEIRRERAIELVAEGMRFNDLRRWKCGELIEQLPWTGMHITALNTDIDLNGDGTPDCYFTDNGTQSSNKDCKTVNVKNETGLYVTTAPAGGYDLQYNPGTGNRIWYSDDRQYLYPIPAQVIRDYESAGYKLSQNPNWN, from the coding sequence ATGAAAAAAATAAGTAATATACGTACTATCCTACTTCTCTGTGCTACGCTATTATTGGGAAGTTGTGACTTGACCGAGACGATGCAGGTGGAGGCTGACAAAGCTATGATTTTCGGTAGCGAGTCGGGGTTGCGTCTCTATGCCTATTCTTTCTACCGGGCATTACCAACACTCTCTACGGGTTACAATCAAGACGAAATGTGTGATATTGCTGCTGTCCGGCAGACAGATGTATTTATACAGCAGAATGCATATAATGCGGAGACAGCTACCAGTTGGAGTTGGGGTACGCTTCGGAACATCAATTATTTTATTGACGGCTGTCATTCAAAGGAATGTACGGTAGATGCTGCTACCCGTGATAATTATTTGGGTATTGCCCGTTGGTTCCGTGCTTGGTTCTATTACAATAAGTTGACCCAATACGGAGAAATTCCTTGGTTTGGTAGTGAAATCCAGTCCTATCAGTATGATATCATGTATAAAGAACGTGATAGCCGCGACGTTATTATCCGGAACATGATTGAAGACTTGGATTTTGCTTATGAACATATTCAGGCAACTTCTTCCGTCAACAGTTCTACGTTGACTAAGTGGGCAGCCGCCGCACTCAAATCCCGTGTATGTCTGTTCGAAGCCGCTTTTCGTCGTTATCATAAACTCACAGGGCTCGAAATTACTGCGGAAGAACTCTACGCGCAGGCTGCTGGTGCTGCCAAGCTGGTGATGGATAATAGCGGACTATCATTGAATATGGCGACAGGTACAAAAGGAGCTTACCGTGATTTATTCTACCTGGAGACCCCGATAACATCGGAAATCATTTTGGCGGTATGCGCCAATAGTGCATCGGGTATCTACGGAACCCAAAACTACTGGTATAACTCTCTTTCGTATGGTAAAGGTTGGAGCCTGGTTCGCCCGTTTGTCAATACATATCTGAATTTGGACGGTACTCCGTTCACTTCCGGAACCGGTTATGAAACTAAAAGCTTTGCTGCAGAAATGAAAGACCGTGACTTGCGGTTGGCTCAGACGGTTCGTGGATTGGATTTCAAACGGGATGGAAAAGCGACTGTAGCCGATATGACAGTTTGCCTGACCGGTTATCATGTGATAAAGTATTCGCTTGATGATACTAAGTATGATAATAATGAAAAGAATAACAACAGTATTCCGTTGCTGCGGTATGCCGAAGTCTTGCTCAACTATGCCGAAGCACAGGCTGAACTGAGGAAACTTACTGATACTGATTGGAACAATACTATCGGTGCTTTGCGTCGGCGTGCGGGGATCACAGGCGGAACGGAAAAACTGCCTACAACCGCAGATACTTATTTGCAGCAAACGTTCTATCCGGATGTCGCAGATCCTGTATTGTTGGAAATCCGTCGTGAGCGTGCTATAGAATTGGTAGCGGAAGGAATGAGATTTAATGATCTACGTCGTTGGAAATGCGGTGAGTTGATTGAACAACTTCCTTGGACGGGGATGCACATCACTGCATTGAATACGGATATTGACTTGAATGGTGATGGTACTCCGGATTGTTATTTTACCGACAACGGTACACAGTCGTCTAATAAAGACTGTAAAACGGTCAACGTGAAAAATGAAACAGGACTCTACGTTACTACGGCTCCTGCCGGTGGTTATGATTTGCAATACAATCCCGGTACGGGAAACCGCATCTGGTATAGTGATGACCGTCAATATCTCTATCCTATTCCGGCACAAGTAATCCGTGACTATGAAAGTGCCGGATATAAACTTTCACAAAACCCGAATTGGAATTAA
- a CDS encoding RNA polymerase sigma-70 factor, with translation MEHTETLIVEQLKTGNEDAYQYIYDRHYALLCHVANGYVKDHFLAETIVGDTIFHLWEIRETLEISVSIRSYLLRAVRNRCINYLNSEWEKREISFSSLMPDEITDDKMMISDSHPLGTLLERELEEEIYKAIDKLPDECRRVFDKSRFEGKSYEEISQELGISVNTVKYHIKNALASLQKNLSKYLITLLLFFFG, from the coding sequence ATGGAGCATACTGAAACTTTAATAGTGGAGCAGTTGAAGACAGGCAATGAAGATGCCTATCAATACATCTATGACCGTCATTATGCCCTGCTGTGTCATGTCGCAAATGGCTATGTGAAAGATCACTTTCTTGCGGAAACCATCGTTGGGGATACAATTTTTCATTTATGGGAGATTCGTGAAACGCTGGAGATTTCCGTTTCCATCCGTAGCTATTTGTTGAGAGCCGTCCGTAACCGTTGTATTAACTATCTTAATTCAGAATGGGAAAAGCGTGAGATTTCGTTTTCATCTCTAATGCCCGATGAGATAACAGACGATAAAATGATGATATCCGATTCGCATCCGTTGGGAACATTGTTGGAACGTGAACTGGAAGAGGAAATATATAAAGCCATTGATAAATTGCCGGACGAGTGTCGTCGCGTATTCGATAAGAGTCGTTTTGAAGGAAAATCATACGAAGAAATTTCTCAAGAGTTGGGTATCTCTGTCAATACGGTTAAGTATCATATAAAGAATGCATTAGCATCTTTACAAAAGAATCTGAGTAAATATCTGATTACTCTACTTTTATTTTTTTTCGGGTAA
- a CDS encoding SLC13 family permease, producing MYKIFHGFHLVEAYQDLKKAKRLAKNRTVTRCIKLTVAITLSLILWFLPIDTFGIEGLTVIEQRLISIFIFATLMWVFEAIPAWTTSVLIVVLLLLTVSDSSLWFLTQNISADELGQTVKYKSIMHCFADPIIMLFIGGFILAIAATKSGLDVLLARVMLRPFGTQSRYVLLGFILVTAAFSMFLSNTATAAMMLTFLTPVLKVLPADGKGKIGLAMAIPVAANVGGMGTPIGTPPNAIALKYLNDPEGLNLNIGFGEWMSFMLPYTIIVLFIAWFILLRLFPFKQKNIELQIEGEAKKDWRSIVVYITFAITVVLWMFDKVTGVNSNVVAMIPVAVFCITGVITKRDLEEISWSVLWMVAGGFALGVALQETGLAKHMIEAIPFNTWPPVLMIVGSGLICYAMANFISHTATAALLVPILAIAGSSMRENLFSLGGVETLLIGVAIGSSLAMILPISTPPNALAHATGMIQQKDMEKVGIIMGIIGLILGYTMLIILGSNKLL from the coding sequence ATGTACAAGATTTTTCACGGCTTTCATTTAGTGGAAGCTTATCAGGATTTGAAAAAAGCCAAACGGTTGGCAAAAAACCGGACAGTAACCCGATGCATAAAGTTAACCGTGGCTATTACTCTCTCCCTTATTTTATGGTTCCTCCCTATTGATACATTTGGAATAGAAGGATTAACCGTCATAGAACAAAGACTTATTTCCATCTTTATTTTTGCCACACTGATGTGGGTATTCGAAGCTATCCCCGCATGGACAACCTCCGTATTGATTGTTGTATTACTATTACTTACCGTTTCAGACAGTAGCTTATGGTTCCTCACGCAAAATATTTCAGCTGATGAGTTAGGGCAGACAGTCAAATATAAGTCCATTATGCACTGCTTTGCCGATCCTATCATTATGTTATTTATAGGTGGGTTCATACTTGCCATCGCAGCAACCAAAAGCGGACTGGACGTATTGTTGGCACGTGTCATGCTGCGACCTTTCGGAACACAGTCACGCTATGTACTATTAGGATTCATTCTCGTTACGGCCGCCTTCTCTATGTTCCTTAGCAATACAGCTACAGCTGCCATGATGCTCACTTTCCTTACTCCTGTATTAAAAGTACTGCCAGCAGACGGTAAGGGGAAAATAGGACTGGCCATGGCTATTCCTGTAGCGGCCAATGTAGGCGGTATGGGAACTCCTATCGGTACACCACCTAACGCCATTGCTTTAAAATACCTGAATGATCCGGAAGGGCTGAACCTGAACATCGGTTTTGGAGAATGGATGAGTTTTATGTTGCCTTATACCATTATTGTATTGTTTATTGCGTGGTTTATTCTCTTAAGACTATTCCCTTTTAAACAAAAAAACATTGAATTACAAATCGAAGGCGAAGCCAAAAAAGACTGGCGTTCCATTGTAGTTTATATTACTTTCGCTATCACTGTCGTCCTATGGATGTTTGACAAAGTGACAGGAGTGAATTCCAATGTTGTAGCCATGATTCCAGTAGCCGTATTCTGTATAACAGGGGTTATCACCAAACGTGACCTGGAAGAAATCAGTTGGAGTGTACTCTGGATGGTAGCCGGTGGGTTCGCACTGGGTGTTGCCCTACAAGAAACAGGACTGGCCAAACATATGATTGAAGCTATTCCCTTCAACACATGGCCTCCTGTACTAATGATTGTCGGCTCCGGACTGATTTGTTATGCCATGGCAAATTTCATCTCGCATACGGCTACTGCGGCATTGCTAGTCCCTATTCTTGCTATTGCGGGAAGCAGTATGCGTGAAAACCTATTTTCATTAGGTGGAGTCGAAACTTTATTGATCGGGGTAGCAATCGGGTCATCATTAGCAATGATATTGCCCATCAGTACTCCTCCCAACGCACTGGCACATGCTACAGGTATGATTCAACAGAAGGATATGGAAAAAGTCGGTATCATTATGGGAATTATCGGACTAATACTGGGATATACCATGTTGATTATACTTGGCTCCAATAAATTGCTATAA
- a CDS encoding FecR family protein: MEEEKKHIDELIATYLTEGLDKNALAELKAWIAASPENEDYFIQQREVWFSAVSREAASKYNKDKAFDTFRNRIGSRKQVEKAPRREFRLSTLWRYAAIIALILAVGCFSYWQGGVNVKDTFADISVEAPLGSKTKLYLPDGTLVWLNAGSRIIYSQGFGVDNRKVELEGEGYFEVRRNEKLPFSVKTRDLQLQVLGTKFNFRNYSEDHEVVVSLLEGRVALNNLLKSEKETYLVPNERAVLDKSNGLMKVESVTASNASQWTDGYLFFDEELLPDIVKELERSYNVNIHIANDSLNKFRFYGNFVRREQGIQEVLDALASTEKIQYKIEERNITIY; encoded by the coding sequence ATGGAAGAAGAAAAGAAACATATTGATGAATTGATTGCAACCTATCTGACCGAAGGTTTGGACAAAAATGCTTTAGCCGAACTGAAAGCATGGATAGCTGCATCACCTGAAAATGAGGATTATTTTATTCAGCAACGGGAAGTCTGGTTCTCTGCCGTGAGCCGTGAAGCCGCGTCGAAATACAATAAAGACAAGGCATTCGATACATTTAGGAATCGTATCGGGAGCCGGAAGCAAGTGGAGAAAGCTCCTCGCCGGGAATTCCGTTTGTCGACGTTGTGGCGTTATGCCGCGATTATCGCACTCATACTTGCAGTAGGATGCTTCTCATATTGGCAGGGAGGAGTGAATGTAAAAGACACTTTTGCAGATATATCCGTAGAAGCTCCTTTAGGATCGAAGACCAAACTTTATTTGCCTGATGGTACATTGGTATGGCTGAATGCAGGTTCACGAATAATCTATTCACAAGGCTTCGGGGTAGATAACCGTAAAGTAGAATTAGAAGGCGAAGGATATTTTGAAGTCCGGCGGAATGAGAAACTGCCTTTTTCCGTTAAGACCAGAGATTTACAGTTGCAAGTATTAGGCACAAAATTCAATTTCCGCAATTATTCTGAAGATCATGAAGTTGTCGTTTCTTTGCTGGAAGGCAGGGTAGCGTTGAATAACTTACTGAAAAGTGAGAAGGAAACTTATCTTGTCCCTAATGAAAGAGCCGTGTTAGATAAGTCGAACGGGCTTATGAAAGTAGAGTCGGTAACGGCTTCCAATGCTTCGCAATGGACGGACGGTTATCTGTTTTTTGATGAAGAACTTTTACCGGATATTGTGAAAGAATTGGAACGTAGCTACAATGTGAATATCCACATAGCTAATGATTCATTAAATAAATTCCGGTTCTACGGTAACTTCGTCCGTCGGGAGCAAGGCATTCAGGAAGTATTGGATGCGTTAGCATCTACAGAGAAAATACAATATAAAATTGAAGAGCGCAATATAACTATCTATTAA
- a CDS encoding histidine-type phosphatase, which produces MKTIMIFLAVLLFPVASLLGQSEIQKYAGTAMPYPSIKELPILNHEGMVPFYINHLGRHGARFPTSGKALEKVRNGLILAKQEKRLTAKGLELLATILQLSNNFKDQWGKLSPIGEQEQKEIAERMLSRYPELFVDSARIEAIATYVPRCINSMDVFLSSMKKCDSSLVIRQSAGEQYNTLLRFFDLNKPYIHYKEKGDWIPLYESFVRDKMTVTPVMKRIFLTLGQETELESREFVMALFSIAAILPDTGLPFDMKDLFRNKEWYNYWQTQNLRQYMTKSAAPVGGMLPVAIAWPLLSEFIQTTERVIHGQSDNRVNLRFAHAETVIPLVALMGIGKTDIQITTSDSVSIYWKDYEIAPMAANVQWVLYHDQNGLVWIKILLNEKEVAIPVATSRFPYYQWEEVRKYFEQRIMMSKKILSNSLNEID; this is translated from the coding sequence ATGAAAACGATAATGATATTTTTAGCTGTTCTACTTTTCCCTGTTGCTTCTCTACTTGGACAAAGTGAAATTCAGAAATATGCAGGTACGGCCATGCCATACCCTTCAATAAAGGAACTTCCCATTTTAAATCATGAGGGTATGGTTCCTTTTTATATTAACCATTTGGGAAGACATGGAGCACGATTTCCAACTTCAGGAAAAGCGTTAGAGAAAGTTAGAAATGGGCTTATACTGGCGAAGCAGGAGAAAAGATTGACTGCAAAAGGACTGGAACTACTTGCTACGATATTACAACTGTCCAACAATTTTAAGGATCAATGGGGAAAGTTGTCGCCAATAGGAGAACAGGAGCAAAAAGAAATAGCAGAACGTATGTTATCACGTTATCCGGAACTATTCGTAGATTCGGCTCGGATTGAAGCCATAGCTACCTACGTTCCTCGTTGCATCAACAGTATGGATGTTTTTCTTTCCAGTATGAAGAAGTGCGATTCCTCACTGGTCATACGGCAAAGTGCAGGGGAGCAATATAATACTCTTCTCCGTTTTTTCGATTTGAACAAACCTTATATTCATTATAAAGAGAAAGGAGATTGGATTCCATTGTATGAATCATTTGTCCGGGATAAAATGACGGTTACTCCTGTCATGAAAAGAATTTTTCTTACTTTGGGGCAAGAAACAGAATTGGAAAGCCGGGAATTTGTCATGGCTTTGTTTTCAATAGCGGCAATCCTTCCTGATACGGGCTTACCTTTTGATATGAAAGACCTTTTTAGAAATAAGGAATGGTACAATTATTGGCAAACGCAAAATTTACGGCAATATATGACTAAAAGTGCGGCACCGGTAGGAGGAATGCTGCCGGTTGCAATTGCGTGGCCGTTACTTTCTGAGTTCATTCAAACTACAGAAAGGGTAATTCACGGTCAATCAGATAACCGGGTAAATCTCCGTTTTGCCCATGCGGAAACTGTTATCCCTTTGGTGGCTTTGATGGGGATAGGGAAAACTGACATACAGATAACGACGTCCGATTCTGTATCCATTTATTGGAAAGATTATGAGATTGCTCCCATGGCTGCCAACGTGCAATGGGTTCTTTATCATGATCAAAACGGTCTGGTCTGGATTAAAATACTTTTGAATGAAAAAGAAGTAGCTATTCCGGTGGCAACATCTCGTTTCCCGTATTATCAGTGGGAAGAAGTCCGCAAATATTTTGAACAGCGAATAATGATGTCAAAAAAGATACTTTCTAATTCTCTAAACGAGATAGATTAA